A single window of Streptomyces sp. NBC_00464 DNA harbors:
- a CDS encoding DUF4097 family beta strand repeat-containing protein — translation MPVSTWAIAEPRKLTFDEPVTALSVRIVNGTVNVVGSDEPTARLEVSAIEGPPLIVTQHDGVLTVTYEDLAWQNMLKWLDRKGWPRHAVISLTVPADSAVEVGVVGAGAFVSGVRGRTDVRGVAGDTTLVGLAGPVGAETVSGNMEAQAVTGALRFHSISGDLTVVEGAGAFVKAETVSGNMTLDLNPAGKPTDVRLSTIAGELAIRLPHPADAKVEANTASGTVSNGFEDLRVSGQWGAKKITGTLGSGTGTLRATTVSGSIALLRRPPAEDDPRDAEPTGKVL, via the coding sequence ATGCCTGTGTCGACGTGGGCCATCGCCGAGCCTCGCAAGCTCACCTTCGACGAACCCGTGACCGCACTCAGCGTGCGCATCGTCAACGGCACGGTCAACGTCGTCGGCAGCGACGAGCCGACCGCCAGGCTGGAGGTCTCCGCCATCGAGGGGCCGCCGCTGATCGTCACGCAGCACGACGGCGTCCTGACCGTCACGTACGAGGACTTGGCCTGGCAGAACATGCTCAAGTGGCTGGACCGCAAGGGCTGGCCGCGCCACGCGGTCATCTCCCTCACGGTCCCGGCCGACTCGGCGGTGGAGGTCGGCGTGGTCGGCGCCGGCGCCTTCGTCTCCGGGGTACGCGGCCGTACGGACGTACGCGGCGTCGCCGGCGACACCACGCTCGTCGGGCTGGCCGGACCGGTCGGCGCGGAGACCGTGTCCGGCAACATGGAGGCCCAGGCCGTCACCGGCGCGCTGCGCTTCCACTCCATCTCCGGCGATCTGACCGTCGTCGAGGGCGCCGGGGCCTTTGTGAAGGCGGAGACCGTCAGCGGGAACATGACCCTCGACCTGAACCCGGCCGGGAAGCCCACCGACGTCCGGCTGTCCACGATCGCCGGCGAGCTCGCCATCCGCCTGCCGCACCCGGCCGACGCGAAGGTCGAGGCGAACACCGCGAGCGGCACCGTCTCCAACGGCTTCGAGGACCTCCGGGTCAGCGGCCAGTGGGGCGCGAAGAAGATCACCGGCACGCTGGGCTCCGGAACCGGGACACTGAGGGCGACGACGGTCTCGGGATCGATCGCCCTGCTGCGCCGCCCACCGGCCGAGGACGATCCGCGCGACGCCGAGCCGACCGGAAAGGTGCTCTGA
- a CDS encoding PadR family transcriptional regulator, producing MPPVFAHGRLRLYLLKLLDEAPRHGYEVIRLLEERFQGLYAPSAGTVYPRLAKLEAEGLVTHATEGGRKVYSITDAGRAELADRTGELADLELEIRESVSELAAEMRDEVRGAAGKLRSEMRAAADESRHTGSSRPAGKAGKASPFGGFGDLGDLGNFGDFGDKEAWSTAKEELRKAKQEWKEQARRAKDESRRAREEAQQARRQAKEAQDRAREQMQNAARQVQAHFARGDWPAGVREGLAEITGQLGGFARTGNWPPYAKPDATDATPDTDSASDWGKDTGGTGDPARDLDRLLDRFRDDIRDAARDRGVTEDQLAAARRHLSTAAAHIGALLREDTDGNAKQ from the coding sequence ATGCCCCCCGTATTCGCCCACGGCCGCCTGCGCCTCTACCTGCTCAAGCTGCTCGACGAAGCCCCCCGCCACGGCTACGAGGTGATCAGGCTTCTCGAAGAGCGCTTCCAAGGTCTGTACGCCCCTTCGGCAGGCACCGTCTACCCGCGCCTGGCCAAGCTGGAGGCCGAGGGCCTCGTCACGCATGCCACCGAGGGCGGCCGCAAGGTCTACTCGATCACCGACGCCGGCCGCGCCGAGCTGGCGGACCGCACCGGCGAGCTCGCCGATCTGGAGCTGGAGATCAGGGAGTCGGTCTCCGAGCTGGCCGCCGAGATGCGCGACGAGGTCCGGGGAGCGGCGGGCAAGCTGCGCAGCGAGATGCGCGCCGCGGCCGACGAGTCGCGTCACACGGGGTCTTCGCGACCGGCCGGCAAGGCGGGAAAGGCGTCCCCGTTCGGCGGCTTCGGCGATCTCGGCGACCTGGGCAACTTCGGGGACTTCGGCGACAAGGAGGCCTGGAGCACCGCGAAGGAAGAGCTGCGCAAGGCGAAGCAGGAGTGGAAGGAGCAGGCGCGCCGGGCGAAGGACGAGTCCCGCCGCGCCCGCGAGGAGGCCCAGCAGGCCCGCCGCCAGGCCAAGGAGGCCCAGGACCGGGCGCGCGAGCAGATGCAGAACGCCGCCCGTCAGGTCCAGGCCCACTTCGCCCGGGGCGACTGGCCGGCGGGCGTACGGGAGGGGCTGGCCGAGATCACCGGCCAGCTGGGCGGCTTCGCCCGTACCGGCAACTGGCCGCCCTACGCGAAGCCGGACGCCACCGACGCCACCCCCGACACCGACTCCGCCTCCGACTGGGGCAAGGACACGGGCGGCACCGGTGACCCGGCCCGCGACCTGGACCGCCTGCTCGACCGGTTCCGCGACGACATCCGTGATGCCGCCAGGGACCGGGGCGTGACGGAGGACCAGCTCGCGGCGGCCCGCCGTCATCTGTCGACGGCGGCGGCCCACATCGGCGCGCTGCTGCGCGAGGACACCGACGGCAACGCGAAGCAGTAG
- a CDS encoding Clp protease N-terminal domain-containing protein translates to MFERFTKGARATVTGAVTHAERADAGSVTAEHLLFALLDQEGSRASFAVAALGLTDRRASVEAALAEARRRGGMTKADVDALAGIGIDLTAIVSRIEEAHGEGALTGDREDRRRWTGGRPFTKEAKKILEKSLRIALGRGDRFIGEEHLLLALTASPGVVADVLAEHGATYETANRALYGDGHAGQDRKAG, encoded by the coding sequence ATGTTCGAGCGATTCACCAAGGGTGCCCGCGCCACCGTGACCGGTGCCGTGACACATGCCGAACGGGCCGACGCCGGTTCGGTCACCGCGGAGCATCTGCTGTTCGCCCTGCTGGACCAGGAGGGCAGCCGGGCCTCGTTCGCCGTTGCCGCACTGGGACTCACGGACCGCAGGGCCTCGGTGGAGGCGGCGCTCGCCGAAGCGCGCAGGCGCGGCGGCATGACGAAGGCCGACGTCGACGCCCTCGCGGGGATCGGCATCGATCTCACCGCGATCGTCTCCCGCATCGAGGAGGCGCACGGCGAGGGAGCCCTGACGGGCGACCGTGAGGACCGTCGCCGGTGGACGGGCGGCCGGCCGTTCACCAAGGAGGCCAAGAAGATCCTGGAGAAGTCGCTGCGGATCGCACTCGGCCGCGGTGACCGGTTCATCGGCGAGGAGCACCTGCTGCTGGCCCTCACCGCGTCCCCCGGAGTCGTCGCCGACGTGCTCGCCGAGCACGGTGCGACGTACGAGACGGCCAACCGTGCGCTGTACGGGGACGGCCACGCGGGCCAGGACCGCAAGGCGGGCTGA
- a CDS encoding sigma factor-like helix-turn-helix DNA-binding protein has product MTEATDLAERAGDRDPRVGLRSVAALRRLLEQLEAVQVRSARVQGWSWQEIAAELGVSRQAVHKKYGRH; this is encoded by the coding sequence ATGACCGAAGCAACGGATCTCGCCGAGCGCGCCGGCGACCGCGACCCCCGGGTGGGGCTGCGGTCGGTCGCCGCGCTGCGGCGGCTGCTGGAGCAGCTCGAAGCCGTACAAGTCAGAAGCGCCCGGGTGCAGGGCTGGTCGTGGCAGGAGATCGCGGCCGAACTGGGTGTCAGCCGGCAGGCCGTGCACAAGAAGTACGGGAGGCATTGA